From Primulina tabacum isolate GXHZ01 chromosome 2, ASM2559414v2, whole genome shotgun sequence, one genomic window encodes:
- the LOC142528669 gene encoding mediator of RNA polymerase II transcription subunit 17-like isoform X1 has product MAGDLKVSLDKLPIKRLDAIEENGFERFPFDVGYDEKRVNLTRRIDFAWVVEREDPNKKQKKESATSANDVTTNNQQSWQWQSLVENLQLAHQELSVIIDLINTVEANDSVTVAGMTRPKQLPCEHLSDLAVSTTTKLQSFRHLGKNFKQSAKALEEQVAREARFYGALIRLQQNWKVKRHRLVAAASGKEGFYIDLSDGSLYDLASAFRPSSMSTILVEHDAAGMLAVNLPQNSRRYLHLEFLGFSSAYYGRNYNVTKLQTLSEKSAKETREEHASDDECVRGIHSILRDVYRAIYDEHVFDLVNREACSPSLAANLTGIRENYLRLSIDQEASVSISLLISDQVHQTSRASNKNSPNEATDEALGSFDGLNFGAGIEKAKISGIPNRVGFEIYLRQLYHEYAFVRSKNAATFSFGTRSASQSVKDSSNILGHFCMSIAHRIFSNKVLLVLESLVCRTPYIQLISHPTWRSRSSTWILSMKIPQSILQAGSQFQLCSSGNMKNVRSQFWTKVVVIDDSIKVEGEGAPNVVGLFKGKADGFCAVDGFNCDLADLPIILLQQIASHIIQWLHEEALVVGIKASRDFLSLAFELEHGEVVSLVAHVDPDNIDGCITWWLIMDDVPTEEHKLHSDVGESESRKFLGYLSLDVLYSTLLDFLNLCSC; this is encoded by the exons ATGGCCGGAGATCTTAAAGTCTCTCTTGATAAGCTCCCAATAAAACGCCTGGATGCTATAGAGGAAAATGGCTTTGAACGCTTTCCATT TGATGTGGGTTATGATGAGAAGAGAGTAAACTTGACAAGGAGAATTGATTTTGCTTGGGTGGTGGAGAGAGAAGATCCCAATAAGAAGCAGAAGAAGGAAAGTGCGACTTCTGCGAATGATGTTACAACCAACAATCAGCAATCATGGCAATGGCAGAGCTTAGTCGAGAATCTACAGCTTGCTCACCAAGAGCTCTCTGTTATCATCGATCTCATTAATACG GTAGAGGCAAATGATTCTGTAACAGTAGCTGGCATGACGCGGCCAAAGCAATTGCCTTGCGAGCATCTCTCTGACCTTGCTGTGTCTACAACAACCAAGCTACAAAGTTTTCgg CATCTTGGTAAAAATTTCAAGCAATCTGCTAAAGCATTGGAAGAGCAGGTGGCCAGAGAAGCTAGATTCTATGGTGCCCTCATTAG ATTGCAACAAAATTGGAAAGTTAAACGACACCGTTTGGTGGCTGCTGCCTCTGGAAAGGAGGGCTTCTACATTGATTTATCTGACGGTTCATTATATGATTTGGCTTCTGCTTTCCGTCCATCATCTATGTCTACAATTCTTGTTGAGCATGATGCGGCTGGAATGCTTGCTGTAAATTTGCCTCAAAATTCACGCCGTTACCTTCACTTAGAGTTTCTTGGTTTTAGTTCTGCTTATTATGGGAGAAACTATAATGTGACAAAGCTACAGACCTTGTCTGAAAAATCTGCCAAAGAAACTAGAGAAGAACATGCGAGTGATGATGAATGTGTGAGGGGAATTCATTCTATCCTCCGTGACGTATATAGGGCGATATATGATGAACAT GTGTTCGATCTGGTAAATCGCGAAGCATGTAGTCCATCATTAGCTGCCAATTTGACCGGTATCAGAGAGAACTACTTACGCCTTAGTATTGATCAAGAAGCATCTGTCTCCATTTCACTTTTAATATCCGATCAAGTTCATCAAACTTCCCGTGCATCGAACAAAAATTCACCTAATGAAGCTACAGATGAAGCTTTGGGATCATTTGATGGGCTAAATTTTGGAGCAGGGATAGAGAAAGCGAAGATATCAGGGATACCAAACCGAGTTGGTTTTGAGATTTATTTGAGGCAATTATATCATGAATATGCGTTCGTCAGATCAAAAAATGCAGCTACATTTTCATTTGGAACTCGAAGTGCCAGTCAATCCGTAAAGGACAGCTCAAACATTCTTGGCCATTTCTGCATGTCTATAGCTCACAGAATCTTCTCAAATAAAGTTCTGTTAGTGCTGGAAAGTCTG GTTTGCAGGACACCATATATTCAATTGATTTCTCATCCCACTTGGCGCTCTCGTTCATCTACCTGGATACTCTCGATGAAGATACCTCAATCCATTCTTCAAGCTGGAAGCCAATTTCAGTTGTGTTCTTCTGGCAACATGAAGAATGTAAGATCTCAGTTTTGGACCAAGGTGGTGGTGATTGATGATTCCATCAAGGTAGAAGGGGAAGGTGCCCCAAATGTGGTTGGCCTTTTCAAAGGTAAGGCTGATGGGTTTTGTGCTGTTGATGGATTCAATTGTGACTTGGCAGATCTTCCTATAATACTCCTTCAGCAG ATTGCTAGCCATATTATCCAGTGGCTGCATGAGGAGGCCCTTGTTGTTGGTATCAAAGCGAGCAGAGATTTTTTGTCCCTTGCTTTCGAGCTGGAGCATGGTGAAGTAGTTAGTCTTGTGGCTCATGTAGACCCTGATAACATTGATGGATGCATCACTTGGTGGTTGATAATGGATGACGTACCCACCGAAGAACACAAACTTCACTCAGACGTAGGCGAATCTGAGAGTAGGAAGTTCTTGGGGTACTTGTCTCTCGATGTTTTATACTCAACATTGTTGGACTTTTTAAACTTGTGCAGCTGTTGA
- the LOC142528669 gene encoding mediator of RNA polymerase II transcription subunit 17-like isoform X2: MAGDLKVSLDKLPIKRLDAIEENGFERFPFDVGYDEKRVNLTRRIDFAWVVEREDPNKKQKKESATSANDVTTNNQQSWQWQSLVENLQLAHQELSVIIDLINTVEANDSVTVAGMTRPKQLPCEHLSDLAVSTTTKLQSFRHLGKNFKQSAKALEEQVAREARFYGALIRLQQNWKVKRHRLVAAASGKEGFYIDLSDGSLYDLASAFRPSSMSTILVEHDAAGMLAVNLPQNSRRYLHLEFLGFSSAYYGRNYNVTKLQTLSEKSAKETREEHASDDECVRGIHSILRDVYRAIYDEHVFDLVNREACSPSLAANLTGIRENYLRLSIDQEASVSISLLISDQVHQTSRASNKNSPNEATDEALGSFDGLNFGAGIEKAKISGIPNRVGFEIYLRQLYHEYAFVRSKNAATFSFGTRSASQSVKDSSNILGHFCMSIAHRIFSNKVLLVLESLVCRTPYIQLISHPTWRSRSSTWILSMKIPQSILQAGSQFQLCSSGNMKNVRSQFWTKVVVIDDSIKVEGEGAPNVVGLFKDC, from the exons ATGGCCGGAGATCTTAAAGTCTCTCTTGATAAGCTCCCAATAAAACGCCTGGATGCTATAGAGGAAAATGGCTTTGAACGCTTTCCATT TGATGTGGGTTATGATGAGAAGAGAGTAAACTTGACAAGGAGAATTGATTTTGCTTGGGTGGTGGAGAGAGAAGATCCCAATAAGAAGCAGAAGAAGGAAAGTGCGACTTCTGCGAATGATGTTACAACCAACAATCAGCAATCATGGCAATGGCAGAGCTTAGTCGAGAATCTACAGCTTGCTCACCAAGAGCTCTCTGTTATCATCGATCTCATTAATACG GTAGAGGCAAATGATTCTGTAACAGTAGCTGGCATGACGCGGCCAAAGCAATTGCCTTGCGAGCATCTCTCTGACCTTGCTGTGTCTACAACAACCAAGCTACAAAGTTTTCgg CATCTTGGTAAAAATTTCAAGCAATCTGCTAAAGCATTGGAAGAGCAGGTGGCCAGAGAAGCTAGATTCTATGGTGCCCTCATTAG ATTGCAACAAAATTGGAAAGTTAAACGACACCGTTTGGTGGCTGCTGCCTCTGGAAAGGAGGGCTTCTACATTGATTTATCTGACGGTTCATTATATGATTTGGCTTCTGCTTTCCGTCCATCATCTATGTCTACAATTCTTGTTGAGCATGATGCGGCTGGAATGCTTGCTGTAAATTTGCCTCAAAATTCACGCCGTTACCTTCACTTAGAGTTTCTTGGTTTTAGTTCTGCTTATTATGGGAGAAACTATAATGTGACAAAGCTACAGACCTTGTCTGAAAAATCTGCCAAAGAAACTAGAGAAGAACATGCGAGTGATGATGAATGTGTGAGGGGAATTCATTCTATCCTCCGTGACGTATATAGGGCGATATATGATGAACAT GTGTTCGATCTGGTAAATCGCGAAGCATGTAGTCCATCATTAGCTGCCAATTTGACCGGTATCAGAGAGAACTACTTACGCCTTAGTATTGATCAAGAAGCATCTGTCTCCATTTCACTTTTAATATCCGATCAAGTTCATCAAACTTCCCGTGCATCGAACAAAAATTCACCTAATGAAGCTACAGATGAAGCTTTGGGATCATTTGATGGGCTAAATTTTGGAGCAGGGATAGAGAAAGCGAAGATATCAGGGATACCAAACCGAGTTGGTTTTGAGATTTATTTGAGGCAATTATATCATGAATATGCGTTCGTCAGATCAAAAAATGCAGCTACATTTTCATTTGGAACTCGAAGTGCCAGTCAATCCGTAAAGGACAGCTCAAACATTCTTGGCCATTTCTGCATGTCTATAGCTCACAGAATCTTCTCAAATAAAGTTCTGTTAGTGCTGGAAAGTCTG GTTTGCAGGACACCATATATTCAATTGATTTCTCATCCCACTTGGCGCTCTCGTTCATCTACCTGGATACTCTCGATGAAGATACCTCAATCCATTCTTCAAGCTGGAAGCCAATTTCAGTTGTGTTCTTCTGGCAACATGAAGAATGTAAGATCTCAGTTTTGGACCAAGGTGGTGGTGATTGATGATTCCATCAAGGTAGAAGGGGAAGGTGCCCCAAATGTGGTTGGCCTTTTCAAAG ATTGCTAG